Part of the Rhizobium lentis genome, CCTTCTCGGTCGAGGTCCGCGGCACGCCTGGAAAGATCAGCCGAGATCTCCTCCGCACGGGCAAAAAGGTCTTCTCGCGTCGGGTTGCGGCTCACTGCGAAAACGACATTGGACTGGCTCATGGACGAAACTCCAAATCTCCAAAAAGATGATCCGGCGGGAGTTTGACGCTTCCGCCGGAAGGGATCGAGGATGACCGCCTCAGGAGAGCTTGTCCGGGATCCAGCTCGCGGTTGCCGCATCGCTTGTGCTGAAGGCCGGGATCTTTGCCGCCAGGTCCTCGATCGTCTTGACGCCGGCGGCGCGCAGGCTCTCCTGCGTCAGAAGCGTCGGCTTGACGGTGATCTGATGGGGAACGGTCTGGCCGGCGATTTCGAGGGCGGCGGCGCGGATGGAGACGGCGCCGACGACAGCCGGATTGGTCGCGACAGTCGCGACCCAGGGGCTGCCCTCCTCGGTGATCTCCTGGATGTCGGCCGTCGAAACGTCGGCCGAGTAGATCTTGATTTTGCTTGAAATGCCTAGGTCGTTGGCGGCGAGCTTCACGCCGCGGGCGAATTCGTCATAGGGCGCGAAGACCACGGTGATGTCGGGATTGGCGGTGAGCGCGGCCTTCGCCTGATCGGCGGTCGAGGTGGCGGTCGTGTCGCTGACATTGCCGAAGCGGGCCTTTTCCACAACGCCCTTATTCTCCGACTTGAACTTGTCCCAGACCTCGTTGCGGCGATCGAGCGGCGCAAAGCCCGCAACGTAGACGTAGCCCGCTTTGAAGTCTTTGCCGTTGTCCTTCACCACCTGTTCGAGCGCAAGCGAAGCAAGCTCGTGGTCGCTCTGCTCGACCTGCGGGATCTTCAGGTTGTTGAGGTTGACGTCGAAGGCCACAACCTTGATGCCCTTGTCGAGCGCCTGCTGCACGACGTCGCCAAGCGACTCCGGCAGGCCGTGGTCGATGACGATACCGGAGACGCCGAGATTGATCGCCTGCAGGATCTGTTCGCGCTGCTCGGCGGCATCCTGCCGGCCAGGGAAAACGCGCAGGTCGATATCCAGCGCCTTTGCCTGGGCCTCAGCACCGGCCTGATAGGCCTGGAAGAAATCGCCGGCGGAGATGTAGCTGATCAGCGCCACCTTGACGCCGCCCTTGTCGAAGGGGGCCGGAGCACCGGGCAGGCCATCGGCGTTTGCGTCTTGAATGAAAATGAACGGAATGACGGCAGCGGAGAGTGCGAGCCGTGCGAGGGATTTCATCGTCGCGTTCCTTCTAACAATCGGAGGCGTCGTCTGACAGGTTTCGACCCTCGCGACGCGTCGATTTATTAGATATATTATCTATGTTTTTAGTAGATTAAATGATCCGAATTTGCTGGCTGCGGGAGATTCTTTGTTTCCCTGGTGCAGTTCACCAGGGAAATGCGTGCCTGGAATTCGACCGTCCGAACAAGGCACACTTCAGGTTCGAATGCAGTCCCGGACTTTTGCCGATGCCGCTCCTTCACGTTGACAATACGACTCGCAGCTTCGGGTCGACGCAGGCGCTTGCCGGCGCTCATCTTTCGATTGAGCGCGGCGAGATCGTGGCGCTGATGGGCGCGAACGGCGCGGGCAAGTCGACGCTGGTGAAGATCCTTTCCGGCGTACTTCCGGCCGATGGCGGCACGATCCATCTCGATGGCCATCTCTTTTCGCCGCGCAGCCCGGCCGAAGCGGCAAAAGCCGGTGTCGTGACCGTGCACCAATCGACGGATCTGGTCGGCGCGGCGGGGCTGAGCGTTGCAGACGCCCTGCTTCTCAACCGCTTCGCCGATCGCAGCACACCTTTCTTCGTGTCGCGCGCCGGCATCCGTCGCGCCGCGCAGGCGATGCTCGATGCCGCCGGCTTCAGCCTGCCGCTCGATCGTGATTTCGGCGAGCTTACCAGCGCTGACCGTCAGCTGGTGGCAATTGCCCGGGCGCTCGCCAATCGCGCGGATCTTCTCATTCTCGATGAGCCGACGGCGAGCCTTTCCGGAGCGGAAAGCCGACGGCTCTTCGATATTCTGCTTCGTTTGCGCAAACGCGGCTTGGCGATCCTCTACATCTCGCACCGCACGGCCGATCTGGAAGCCGTCGCCGATCGTGCGCTCGTCATGCGTGGCGGTCGCGTCGTCGGCACCTTCTCGCGGCCGATCGATTTTTCGAGTGCCATCGAGACGATGATCGGCCGCAAGCTGGAAGCGGCGCGGCCGGATGCGCGGTCCGCGGCCGGGCCTGCGATTTTCGAGATGCGCGATATCAGCCTCCTCCCGGCAAGCGCGTCCTTCGATCTGTCGCTGCACGAAGGCGAGGTCGTGGCGGTGACGGGCGTGCTCGGCGCCGGCAAGAGCCGGCTGCTCCAGGCGATCTTCGGCGTGACGGCGCTTAGCCGTGGTGCGATGTTTCTGGACGGCCGGCCGTATCAGCCGAAAAATCCGGCCGACGCAATTGCGGCCGGTGTCGCCATGGCGGCCGAAGACCGCCACCGCTCTTCGCTGATGCCGGCGGCATGGCCTGGCCACTCGCTGTCGGCGACGATCAGCCTGCCGCATCTTGCCAAATGGTATCCGCGTGGTTTCCTTGTCGGCAGTCGCGAACGGCGCGAGGCCGAGCAGGCCATCGCCCGCCTCGGCATCAAGGCCGCAGGCCCGTTCGCCTCTGTCTGGTCGCTTTCAGGCGGCAACCAGCAGAAGGCGGTGATTGCCCGCTGGGAGGCTGAGCCGAGCCGACTCTTGCTGCTCGACGAACCCTTTCAGGGCGTCGACGTCGGCGCCCGGCGCGACATCATCCGGACCATCCGCAGCCGCACCGACCTGGCGACGCTGATCGCGACCTCGGATCCGGAGGAGGCCTATGAGGTGGCCGACCGCATCCTCGTTATCGACCACCACGTGTTGAGACCCGCAATCGGCGGGGCCGCCGGTCATCCCGAAATCCAAGGAATATCCGCATGACGACGATCGACGAAGAGACGCTGCCGCAGACCGGCACCCTGCCGCGCGCCGGCCGCAACCGCCTTGCCGCTTTCGGCGCGTTCCTGCGGTCGGGCGCGGTGTTCATCCTGCTTGCGCTCCTCGTCGTCGGTTTTACCATCGCCGAGCCCGCCTTCATCAATATCGCCAATCTGATGAGCATCCTGCAGGCGGTCTCCGTCGTCGCCATCC contains:
- a CDS encoding substrate-binding domain-containing protein, with translation MKSLARLALSAAVIPFIFIQDANADGLPGAPAPFDKGGVKVALISYISAGDFFQAYQAGAEAQAKALDIDLRVFPGRQDAAEQREQILQAINLGVSGIVIDHGLPESLGDVVQQALDKGIKVVAFDVNLNNLKIPQVEQSDHELASLALEQVVKDNGKDFKAGYVYVAGFAPLDRRNEVWDKFKSENKGVVEKARFGNVSDTTATSTADQAKAALTANPDITVVFAPYDEFARGVKLAANDLGISSKIKIYSADVSTADIQEITEEGSPWVATVATNPAVVGAVSIRAAALEIAGQTVPHQITVKPTLLTQESLRAAGVKTIEDLAAKIPAFSTSDAATASWIPDKLS
- a CDS encoding sugar ABC transporter ATP-binding protein, which produces MPLLHVDNTTRSFGSTQALAGAHLSIERGEIVALMGANGAGKSTLVKILSGVLPADGGTIHLDGHLFSPRSPAEAAKAGVVTVHQSTDLVGAAGLSVADALLLNRFADRSTPFFVSRAGIRRAAQAMLDAAGFSLPLDRDFGELTSADRQLVAIARALANRADLLILDEPTASLSGAESRRLFDILLRLRKRGLAILYISHRTADLEAVADRALVMRGGRVVGTFSRPIDFSSAIETMIGRKLEAARPDARSAAGPAIFEMRDISLLPASASFDLSLHEGEVVAVTGVLGAGKSRLLQAIFGVTALSRGAMFLDGRPYQPKNPADAIAAGVAMAAEDRHRSSLMPAAWPGHSLSATISLPHLAKWYPRGFLVGSRERREAEQAIARLGIKAAGPFASVWSLSGGNQQKAVIARWEAEPSRLLLLDEPFQGVDVGARRDIIRTIRSRTDLATLIATSDPEEAYEVADRILVIDHHVLRPAIGGAAGHPEIQGISA